The following proteins are encoded in a genomic region of Natrinema sp. DC36:
- a CDS encoding cobalamin B12-binding domain-containing protein → MSSEQEAESIRCLVAKVGLDGHDRGAHVIARAFRDAGFEVIYSGLHKAPDEIVQAAVQEDVDVLGISILSGAHDTLVPKIMDGLEEYGAKDDTLVLAGGVIPDEDRAGLEEAGVAAIFGPGTSIEETIEFVRENAPQR, encoded by the coding sequence ATGAGCAGCGAACAGGAAGCGGAGTCGATTCGGTGTCTCGTCGCCAAAGTCGGCCTCGACGGCCACGACCGCGGGGCTCACGTCATCGCCCGCGCGTTCCGAGACGCCGGCTTCGAGGTCATCTATTCCGGACTGCACAAAGCCCCCGACGAAATCGTTCAGGCCGCGGTTCAGGAGGACGTCGATGTCCTCGGCATCTCCATCCTCTCGGGGGCGCACGACACCCTCGTTCCGAAGATCATGGACGGCCTCGAAGAGTACGGTGCCAAAGACGACACGCTCGTCCTCGCCGGCGGCGTCATCCCCGACGAGGATCGGGCGGGACTCGAGGAAGCGGGCGTCGCGGCGATCTTCGGCCCCGGCACCTCGATCGAGGAGACCATCGAGTTCGTCCGCGAGAACGCGCCCCAGCGATGA
- a CDS encoding LysE family transporter, which produces MTSVVVTVLAGVCFGLALAAPPGPMNAIIAEESVVRGWTAGFRAGLGAMVADVLFFVLTLAGIVAVIDRLSGVRPALYLAGGCLMLYFAIGAISEARTATSFTDAGRAAASGFRKTFVLSLTNPYQIGFWLTVGVGLLEPGTLDVLAHAPAVGQALEGALVVQTGSPALLVGFFGGVACWIVAYPAALVAAGRRVDAFAPAVAALSAVVLVGFGLVFLAMGAVQLV; this is translated from the coding sequence GTGACCTCAGTCGTCGTCACAGTCCTGGCCGGCGTCTGCTTCGGGCTCGCGCTCGCCGCTCCGCCGGGACCGATGAACGCGATAATCGCCGAGGAGAGCGTCGTCCGCGGCTGGACGGCCGGCTTTCGAGCCGGTCTCGGTGCGATGGTCGCGGACGTGCTCTTCTTCGTCCTTACGCTGGCCGGTATCGTCGCCGTGATCGACCGCCTTTCGGGCGTCCGTCCCGCGCTCTATCTGGCGGGCGGCTGTCTTATGTTGTATTTCGCGATCGGCGCGATCAGCGAGGCCAGAACCGCCACGTCGTTCACCGACGCCGGTCGAGCCGCCGCCTCGGGGTTCCGAAAGACGTTCGTGCTCTCGCTGACCAACCCCTACCAGATCGGCTTCTGGCTCACCGTCGGCGTCGGCCTGCTCGAGCCGGGGACGCTGGACGTGCTCGCGCACGCCCCGGCGGTCGGGCAGGCACTTGAGGGCGCGCTGGTCGTCCAGACCGGGTCACCGGCGCTGTTGGTCGGCTTCTTCGGCGGCGTCGCGTGCTGGATCGTCGCCTATCCGGCGGCGCTGGTCGCGGCGGGACGACGCGTCGACGCCTTCGCACCCGCGGTCGCCGCGCTGAGCGCCGTCGTCCTCGTCGGGTTCGGACTGGTGTTCCTCGCGATGGGCGCGGTTCAGCTCGTCTGA
- a CDS encoding TlpA disulfide reductase family protein codes for MRRREIIAGLGSVGVLAGAGGLFLGGVPSFEAVPSFEADSAESEREGGSDGPITIETIDARGSEAGAVTVPNGDVIVVELFVTGCGNCQAQMWKLAEAHSRLAAEYGDGLTFLGATYQSTDSKPPAELREWWRGHGGNWPVGYDPTGNISARYGAVGYPVTMVIDERGEKRWEKLGFAPPETIVEAVQPVLEANDGTEPNESTTAGANESQTA; via the coding sequence ATGAGACGCCGAGAAATTATCGCCGGACTCGGGAGCGTCGGCGTCCTCGCCGGCGCAGGGGGGCTCTTCCTCGGAGGCGTTCCCTCGTTCGAGGCCGTTCCCTCCTTCGAGGCCGACAGCGCCGAATCGGAACGCGAGGGCGGCTCCGACGGCCCCATCACGATCGAGACGATCGACGCTCGAGGGAGCGAGGCCGGCGCGGTCACCGTCCCCAACGGCGACGTCATCGTCGTCGAACTCTTCGTCACCGGGTGTGGCAACTGTCAGGCGCAAATGTGGAAGCTCGCCGAGGCGCACTCTCGACTCGCCGCGGAGTACGGCGATGGTCTCACGTTCCTGGGGGCTACTTACCAATCCACCGACAGCAAGCCGCCGGCCGAACTGCGGGAGTGGTGGCGCGGTCACGGCGGCAACTGGCCCGTCGGCTACGATCCGACGGGGAATATCTCGGCCCGCTACGGCGCCGTCGGCTATCCCGTAACCATGGTCATCGACGAACGGGGCGAGAAACGCTGGGAGAAACTCGGCTTCGCGCCGCCCGAAACCATCGTCGAGGCCGTCCAACCCGTTCTCGAGGCGAACGACGGGACGGAACCCAACGAATCGACTACAGCCGGAGCGAACGAGTCACAGACCGCGTGA
- a CDS encoding Zn-ribbon domain-containing OB-fold protein: MSDAESVADAGFDEWLEAAADGEAYFLECANGHGSLPPRRVCPDCGSTDLAESELPDTGNIQTFTVTHVPTPAFEEDAPYANAIADFGSVGITGQVIGVDPGDVETGMTVELEIAISETTAERVIGFRPA; the protein is encoded by the coding sequence ATGAGCGACGCCGAATCCGTCGCCGACGCCGGCTTCGACGAGTGGCTCGAGGCTGCCGCGGACGGCGAGGCCTACTTCCTCGAGTGCGCCAACGGCCACGGCTCCCTGCCGCCGCGACGGGTGTGCCCCGACTGCGGCTCGACCGACCTCGCGGAATCGGAGCTGCCCGATACTGGGAATATCCAGACGTTTACCGTTACGCACGTTCCGACACCCGCTTTCGAGGAGGACGCTCCGTACGCGAATGCCATCGCCGACTTCGGCTCCGTGGGAATCACGGGACAGGTTATCGGTGTGGACCCCGGAGACGTCGAGACCGGCATGACGGTCGAACTCGAGATCGCGATCTCCGAGACGACCGCCGAGCGAGTCATCGGATTCCGGCCGGCGTAA
- the meaB gene encoding methylmalonyl Co-A mutase-associated GTPase MeaB produces MSVDPDDRALLEALLAGEHRALARTISKIENRSPGYRDLVSELYAHTGNADVIGITGSPGAGKSTLVDKLAESYRDRGETVGIIAIDPSSPFTGGAVLGDRIRMASTVGDMDVFVRSMSARGTLGGLSTATADAVKAMDAFGKDKIIIETVGAGQNEIDIVRTADTVAVLVPPGSGDDIQTLKAGILEIADIFVVNKADRDGADRTVQELRDMVQLGDESDLDGGGGHHSQEVIDAHDDWDGESDEGDANDESWTPPIVETVAIHGTGVDEFIDELAAHREYLVDSGEHAEQVRTRYAEEIRTLLREDVHAMLEDELADAGGIDDLAEAVRQGETDPYSIASDVLDPVEACLEELETDADVNPR; encoded by the coding sequence ATGAGCGTGGACCCCGACGACCGGGCGCTGCTTGAGGCGCTGCTGGCGGGGGAACACCGCGCGCTCGCCCGGACCATTTCGAAGATCGAAAACCGCTCGCCGGGCTATCGAGATCTCGTCTCGGAACTCTACGCCCACACGGGCAACGCCGACGTGATCGGGATCACGGGCAGCCCCGGCGCGGGCAAGTCGACGCTGGTCGACAAGCTGGCGGAGTCCTACCGCGACCGCGGCGAGACCGTCGGGATCATCGCGATCGATCCCTCCTCGCCCTTCACCGGCGGGGCCGTCCTCGGCGACCGGATCCGGATGGCCTCCACCGTCGGCGACATGGACGTTTTCGTCCGGTCGATGAGCGCCAGGGGTACCCTCGGGGGTCTCTCGACGGCCACCGCGGACGCCGTGAAGGCGATGGACGCCTTCGGCAAGGACAAGATTATCATCGAGACCGTCGGCGCGGGCCAGAACGAGATCGACATCGTCCGTACCGCCGATACCGTCGCCGTACTCGTGCCACCTGGCTCCGGCGACGACATCCAGACGCTGAAGGCCGGTATCCTCGAAATCGCCGACATTTTCGTCGTCAACAAGGCCGACCGCGACGGTGCAGACCGGACCGTCCAGGAGCTGCGTGACATGGTTCAGCTCGGCGATGAAAGCGACCTCGACGGTGGCGGCGGCCACCACAGTCAGGAGGTCATCGACGCCCACGACGACTGGGACGGCGAGTCCGACGAAGGCGACGCGAACGACGAGAGCTGGACGCCGCCGATCGTCGAGACCGTCGCCATCCACGGCACCGGCGTCGACGAGTTCATCGACGAACTCGCGGCCCACCGGGAGTACCTCGTCGACTCCGGCGAGCACGCCGAACAAGTTCGCACGCGATACGCCGAGGAGATTCGCACCCTGCTGCGCGAGGACGTCCACGCGATGCTCGAGGACGAACTCGCCGACGCCGGCGGGATCGACGACCTCGCCGAGGCCGTCCGGCAAGGCGAGACCGACCCTTACTCGATTGCCAGCGACGTTCTCGACCCCGTCGAAGCCTGCCTCGAGGAGCTCGAGACCGACGCGGACGTGAACCCGCGATAG
- a CDS encoding HD domain-containing protein yields MGVEIKETRVADAEFEAMKGFVFEYLAASVEKEDEGGRMRWYPWHSAEYRHNHILNVVDLAVEIAEKEGADTDVTRVAALFHDVAKLETDQELHAEAGARVAREYLESRGEYPESFVQQVCRAIEHHSHQGDLSDLALETQCLIEADLLDKVGANGTALMLLRMGYEARTHMECDEMIERVLERGYDAASRVESDTAESIAHQRLKRVKWFSEWLEDEIAALG; encoded by the coding sequence GTGGGCGTTGAAATAAAAGAAACGCGAGTGGCCGACGCCGAGTTCGAGGCGATGAAAGGCTTCGTCTTCGAGTATCTAGCCGCGAGCGTCGAGAAAGAAGACGAGGGCGGCCGGATGCGCTGGTACCCCTGGCACTCCGCCGAATACCGGCACAACCACATCCTCAACGTGGTCGATCTCGCGGTCGAGATCGCCGAGAAGGAGGGCGCGGACACCGACGTCACCCGCGTCGCCGCCCTCTTCCACGACGTCGCCAAACTCGAGACCGATCAGGAACTCCACGCGGAGGCCGGCGCTCGCGTCGCCCGCGAGTACCTCGAGTCGCGCGGAGAGTACCCCGAATCGTTCGTCCAGCAGGTGTGTCGCGCCATCGAACACCACTCCCATCAGGGCGATCTGTCCGATCTCGCGCTGGAGACGCAGTGTCTCATCGAAGCCGACCTGCTCGACAAGGTCGGCGCGAACGGCACCGCCCTCATGCTCCTCCGGATGGGCTACGAGGCCCGCACCCACATGGAGTGCGACGAGATGATCGAGCGCGTCCTCGAGCGCGGCTACGACGCCGCCTCGCGGGTCGAGAGCGATACCGCCGAAAGCATCGCCCACCAGCGCCTGAAACGCGTCAAGTGGTTCAGCGAGTGGCTCGAGGACGAGATCGCCGCGCTGGGTTAG
- a CDS encoding DUF502 domain-containing protein, with product MTLSSRVKSSFVAGLILVAPLAVTLYILRFLVNWSLQFVTPVVRAAGLAQYTRNVEVVAQLLAVVLIVAAIVVLGFLAQQSVGRHLFGNIGRLVNVVPLVSTIYGSVRQVADSLVERKTSYESVVLVEYPREGVYTIGLVTGESPRAVEDVAGQDAYNVFLPNSPNPTAGRLVLLPEDQVHEIDMSVRRGMRLIVTTGMGDDREEEAVSPTVIENVPK from the coding sequence ATGACTCTCTCATCTCGTGTCAAGAGCAGCTTCGTCGCCGGGCTGATCCTGGTCGCGCCGCTCGCGGTCACGCTGTACATTCTTCGATTCCTCGTCAACTGGTCGTTGCAGTTCGTCACGCCGGTCGTTCGCGCCGCGGGACTGGCGCAGTACACGAGAAACGTCGAAGTCGTCGCACAACTGTTGGCCGTCGTTCTGATCGTCGCCGCGATCGTCGTGCTGGGCTTTCTCGCCCAGCAGAGCGTCGGTCGACACCTGTTCGGCAATATCGGTCGACTCGTCAACGTCGTGCCGCTGGTCAGCACGATCTACGGGAGCGTTCGCCAGGTCGCCGACTCGCTCGTCGAGCGGAAGACGAGTTACGAGAGCGTCGTCCTGGTCGAGTACCCTCGCGAGGGCGTCTACACGATCGGTCTCGTCACGGGCGAAAGCCCGCGGGCGGTCGAGGACGTGGCCGGGCAGGACGCCTACAACGTCTTCCTGCCGAACAGTCCGAACCCGACCGCCGGCCGATTGGTGTTGCTTCCGGAAGATCAGGTTCACGAGATCGACATGAGCGTGCGCCGCGGGATGCGCCTCATCGTCACGACCGGCATGGGCGACGATCGAGAGGAAGAAGCCGTCTCACCGACGGTGATCGAGAACGTCCCGAAGTAA
- a CDS encoding M42 family metallopeptidase: MTTVPFDLDLLTELTETSGVPGYEDRVRDLVVRELEESVDRIRTDAMGNVVGTLEGESDYSVAVAAHMDEVGFMVRHVRGSEDEYGFVELDALGGWDARVLKAQRVTIHAEEEDIPAVIGSPPPHTLDEKEAEKTPEVEDVVVDPGLPYEDLEERVSPGDLVTMAQTTERVGETITGKALDDRVCLFAMLEAARRLTDPAVTVHFCATVQEEVGLRGARTLGVDIDPDLALAMDVTVANDIPGFDAGERVTELGDGTAIKLKDSSVITNPKLHGRLQSIADEAGIDYQLEILPAGGTDTAGFQQASGAKPVGAISIPTRYLHTVTETAHVDDVAATIDLLEAFLATEDGEYDYTL, translated from the coding sequence ATGACAACCGTTCCGTTCGATCTGGATCTCCTGACGGAACTCACCGAGACGAGCGGCGTCCCCGGCTACGAGGATCGCGTTCGCGACCTCGTCGTCCGAGAACTCGAGGAATCCGTCGACCGCATCCGCACCGACGCGATGGGCAACGTCGTCGGAACGCTCGAGGGCGAGAGCGACTATTCGGTGGCCGTCGCGGCCCACATGGACGAAGTGGGATTCATGGTGCGCCACGTCCGCGGGAGCGAGGACGAGTACGGCTTCGTCGAACTCGACGCGCTCGGCGGCTGGGACGCGCGCGTGCTCAAAGCCCAGCGGGTGACGATCCACGCCGAGGAGGAGGATATCCCCGCGGTCATCGGTTCGCCGCCGCCGCACACGCTCGACGAGAAAGAGGCGGAGAAGACCCCCGAGGTCGAGGACGTCGTCGTCGATCCCGGCCTCCCCTACGAGGACCTCGAGGAACGCGTCTCTCCCGGCGACCTCGTCACGATGGCCCAGACCACCGAGCGCGTCGGCGAGACGATTACCGGCAAGGCGCTGGACGATCGGGTCTGCCTGTTCGCCATGCTCGAGGCCGCCCGCCGATTGACCGACCCCGCGGTGACGGTCCACTTCTGTGCGACCGTCCAGGAGGAAGTCGGCCTGCGGGGCGCACGCACCCTCGGCGTCGATATCGACCCCGATCTCGCGCTCGCGATGGACGTTACCGTCGCCAACGACATCCCCGGCTTCGACGCCGGCGAGCGCGTCACCGAACTCGGCGACGGCACCGCGATCAAGCTCAAGGACTCGAGCGTGATTACCAACCCGAAGCTCCACGGTCGCCTGCAGTCGATCGCCGACGAGGCGGGAATCGACTACCAACTCGAGATCCTCCCCGCGGGCGGCACCGACACGGCGGGCTTCCAGCAGGCGTCCGGCGCGAAACCCGTCGGTGCGATCTCGATTCCGACGCGATACCTCCACACCGTGACCGAGACCGCCCACGTCGACGACGTCGCGGCGACGATCGACCTGCTCGAGGCGTTTCTGGCGACCGAAGACGGGGAGTACGACTACACCCTCTAA
- a CDS encoding beta-ketoacyl synthase N-terminal-like domain-containing protein: protein MSDVRVAGTGLTPFGNSPERTGRDLFAEASITAFEASGVPRDDVEAVLYGNFMGELSEHQGHQGPLMAEAAGVRAPATRYESACASSGTAVREAVKRIRNGENDVLLVGGAERMTNLGTAGATEALAIAADDLWEVRAGVTFPGAYALMAQAYFDEFGGEHEDLAHIAVKNHANALNNDKAQYQRAIEVSDVLEAPPVSEPLGLYDACPISDGAAALVLTSESYAEEHDLEAPVAITGTGQGGDRMALHDREHLARSPAARAAGEEAYADAGVDAGDVDLAEVHDCFTIAEVLALEALDLEPIGEGISAARDGRTTADGETPINLSGGLKAKGHPVGATGASQIAEVTDLLAGEHPNSEHVDGATTGVAHNAGGTVASATVHVLEVVA from the coding sequence ATGAGTGACGTACGTGTAGCAGGAACAGGGCTGACGCCGTTCGGAAACAGCCCCGAACGGACCGGCCGCGACCTCTTCGCCGAAGCGAGCATCACGGCCTTCGAAGCGAGCGGCGTCCCTCGAGACGACGTCGAGGCCGTCCTCTACGGCAACTTCATGGGTGAACTCTCCGAACATCAGGGCCATCAGGGACCACTGATGGCCGAAGCAGCGGGCGTACGGGCCCCCGCGACCCGCTACGAATCCGCGTGTGCCTCGAGCGGCACCGCGGTCCGCGAGGCCGTCAAACGGATCCGTAACGGGGAGAACGACGTGTTGCTCGTCGGCGGCGCGGAACGGATGACCAACCTCGGTACCGCGGGCGCGACCGAAGCGCTCGCGATCGCCGCGGACGACCTCTGGGAGGTGCGGGCCGGCGTGACTTTCCCCGGCGCGTACGCGCTGATGGCCCAGGCCTACTTCGACGAATTCGGCGGCGAGCACGAGGATCTCGCCCATATCGCGGTCAAGAACCACGCGAACGCCCTGAACAACGACAAAGCTCAGTACCAGCGCGCGATCGAGGTCTCGGACGTCCTCGAGGCCCCGCCGGTCTCCGAACCGCTCGGACTGTACGACGCCTGTCCGATCTCCGACGGCGCGGCCGCGCTCGTGTTGACGAGCGAATCCTACGCCGAAGAACACGACCTCGAGGCGCCCGTTGCGATCACGGGCACCGGACAGGGCGGCGACCGGATGGCGCTGCACGACCGCGAGCATCTCGCCCGCTCGCCCGCCGCACGCGCGGCCGGCGAGGAGGCCTACGCCGACGCCGGCGTCGACGCGGGCGACGTGGACCTCGCGGAAGTCCACGATTGCTTTACGATCGCCGAAGTGCTCGCGCTCGAGGCCCTGGATCTCGAGCCGATCGGCGAGGGGATCTCGGCGGCCCGCGACGGGCGGACGACCGCGGACGGCGAGACGCCGATCAACCTCTCGGGCGGGCTCAAGGCCAAGGGTCATCCCGTCGGCGCGACCGGCGCGTCCCAGATCGCCGAAGTCACCGACCTGCTGGCCGGCGAGCATCCCAACAGCGAACACGTCGATGGCGCGACGACTGGCGTCGCCCACAACGCGGGTGGCACGGTCGCCAGTGCGACCGTTCACGTGCTGGAGGTGGTCGCATGA
- a CDS encoding ABC transporter substrate-binding protein: MDDGTTDRVNEAVQRDNETTTDENGTAQREGETTRRALLATLGGSGVAATAGCSTMLETDSRSRFRLGTLRPPITLDPIAAKSIGSEQIIGRVFDGLYEYGEGTDTVPKIAAGEPQFENDGRAAVVELDDDARFQNDRAVIADDVVYSYSAPLEEDAPTAWWVSPFDSVEAVDDRTVRFSLEDPYPAFDHALTRPIVPRQEREDDREAFATEPVGAGPFELASFSAEKKATLRRWDDYWDEPMPEIDRFTAAFVEFPMTQLTSLRTNRNDAIEPVSPMIVDHVSDVANASVKRRRGFTSFYFGFNLNQGPTTDPRVREAISYCLDLEKAVAEFVEPMGQRQYGPLPPQVANEWDMPTDEWADLANETNPERARQLFREADEASGQLRILTSTDPKHKEFGEALAGGLRDASHGALVVSKPESTFLERYVSGSERDYSVFVGEISGTPDPDSHLYPTFHENMAGVTNGTFYREDAVMERLTAARRTENRERRRRLYEEAITRLLEDRVCLPICSFENSFAVAADVQNFRVHPIAQVNPRLAAGDEVVTVGSES, from the coding sequence ATGGACGACGGAACGACCGATCGAGTGAACGAGGCGGTACAGCGCGATAACGAGACGACGACGGACGAGAACGGGACGGCGCAACGCGAAGGCGAGACGACGCGACGCGCCCTGCTCGCCACGTTGGGCGGTTCGGGCGTCGCGGCCACGGCCGGGTGTTCGACGATGCTCGAGACGGATTCGAGGTCGCGGTTCCGACTCGGGACGCTCCGTCCGCCGATCACGCTCGATCCGATCGCCGCGAAATCGATCGGCTCCGAACAGATCATCGGGCGGGTGTTCGACGGGCTCTACGAGTACGGCGAGGGAACAGACACCGTCCCCAAAATCGCGGCCGGCGAGCCGCAGTTCGAGAACGACGGCCGGGCGGCCGTCGTCGAACTCGACGACGACGCGCGGTTTCAGAACGATCGGGCGGTGATCGCCGACGACGTCGTCTACTCCTATTCCGCGCCGCTCGAGGAGGACGCGCCGACGGCGTGGTGGGTGAGCCCGTTCGACTCGGTCGAGGCCGTCGACGATCGCACCGTCCGCTTTTCGCTCGAAGATCCGTATCCGGCGTTCGACCACGCGCTCACGCGGCCGATCGTCCCCCGGCAGGAGCGAGAAGACGACAGAGAGGCGTTCGCGACGGAGCCTGTCGGAGCCGGTCCGTTCGAGCTGGCGTCGTTCAGCGCCGAGAAGAAAGCGACGCTGCGCCGGTGGGACGACTACTGGGACGAGCCGATGCCCGAAATCGACCGATTCACCGCGGCGTTCGTCGAGTTCCCGATGACCCAGCTGACGAGTCTGCGGACGAACCGCAACGACGCGATCGAGCCGGTGTCGCCGATGATCGTCGATCACGTCAGTGACGTGGCGAACGCGTCGGTGAAGCGCCGGCGGGGTTTCACCTCGTTTTACTTCGGCTTCAACCTGAATCAGGGGCCGACGACCGATCCCCGCGTACGAGAGGCGATCAGCTACTGTCTCGACCTCGAGAAAGCGGTCGCCGAGTTCGTCGAGCCGATGGGGCAACGCCAGTACGGTCCGCTCCCGCCGCAGGTCGCCAACGAGTGGGACATGCCGACCGACGAGTGGGCCGACCTCGCGAACGAGACGAACCCCGAACGGGCCCGCCAGCTGTTCCGCGAGGCCGACGAAGCGAGCGGTCAGCTCCGCATCCTGACCTCGACGGACCCGAAACACAAGGAGTTCGGCGAGGCGCTGGCTGGCGGTCTCAGAGACGCCAGCCACGGCGCGCTCGTCGTCTCCAAACCGGAATCGACGTTCCTCGAGCGATACGTCTCCGGCTCCGAGCGCGATTACTCGGTGTTCGTCGGGGAAATCAGCGGGACGCCCGACCCGGACTCCCACCTCTACCCGACGTTCCACGAAAACATGGCGGGCGTGACAAACGGGACCTTCTACCGCGAGGACGCGGTCATGGAGCGGCTCACGGCGGCTCGCAGGACCGAGAACCGCGAGCGGCGACGCAGACTCTACGAGGAGGCGATCACCCGGCTGCTCGAGGACCGGGTCTGTCTCCCCATCTGCTCGTTCGAGAACAGCTTCGCGGTGGCCGCCGACGTGCAGAACTTCCGCGTCCACCCGATCGCGCAGGTCAATCCGCGGCTCGCGGCGGGTGACGAGGTCGTCACGGTGGGGTCGGAATCATGA
- a CDS encoding alpha/beta fold hydrolase yields MKARTVLGAALGTVGGAVLGNRLLKRRAGDLESPLPGIERTYRWRGIETTYTVAGDPNDPDMLLLHGVHTGASSNEFQPIIEQLAEDYHVYAVDLPGFARSERPPLIYSASLYAEFIRDFAADVTDEPIVVASSLTGAFAVDAAGETDIERLVLICPTEETSDARPWVRTLLRTPIVGTTLYNLFASKPSIRYFYDRDGYYDSDRIDADEVQYAWDSAHQPGARYAPASFVAGTLDPEFDLATELAALETPTTLVWGRDAELVPLREGRDLAEAANLDLVVIDYATQLPHAEHPDTFVEYLSAELPRTGIGVDE; encoded by the coding sequence ATGAAAGCCCGAACAGTCCTCGGTGCAGCGCTCGGAACCGTCGGCGGCGCGGTCCTCGGAAACCGCCTCCTGAAACGGCGTGCCGGCGACCTCGAGAGCCCGCTCCCCGGTATCGAGCGAACGTATCGGTGGCGAGGAATCGAGACGACCTACACCGTCGCCGGCGATCCGAACGATCCCGACATGCTCTTGCTCCACGGTGTCCACACCGGTGCGAGCAGCAACGAGTTCCAGCCCATCATCGAACAGTTGGCAGAGGATTACCACGTCTACGCGGTCGACCTCCCCGGCTTCGCCCGATCGGAGCGGCCGCCGCTGATCTACTCGGCCTCTCTCTACGCCGAGTTTATCCGCGACTTCGCGGCCGACGTCACCGATGAGCCGATCGTCGTCGCGTCCTCGCTGACCGGCGCGTTCGCCGTCGACGCCGCCGGTGAGACCGATATCGAACGGCTGGTGTTGATCTGCCCTACCGAGGAGACGAGCGATGCGCGGCCGTGGGTCCGCACCCTCCTTCGGACGCCCATCGTCGGAACGACGCTGTACAACCTGTTCGCGAGCAAGCCGTCGATCCGGTACTTCTACGACCGCGACGGCTACTACGATTCCGACCGCATCGACGCCGACGAAGTCCAGTACGCCTGGGACAGCGCCCACCAGCCCGGCGCGCGCTACGCCCCCGCTTCCTTCGTCGCGGGCACCCTCGACCCCGAGTTCGACCTCGCGACGGAACTGGCCGCCCTCGAGACGCCGACCACGCTCGTCTGGGGTCGCGATGCGGAACTCGTCCCGCTCCGGGAGGGACGTGATCTCGCCGAGGCAGCCAACCTCGATCTGGTCGTCATCGATTACGCGACCCAACTGCCACACGCCGAACACCCCGACACGTTCGTCGAGTACCTGAGCGCGGAACTCCCGCGGACCGGTATCGGCGTCGACGAGTAG